From the Ascochyta rabiei chromosome 14, complete sequence genome, one window contains:
- a CDS encoding tRNA(Thr) (cytosine(32)-N(3))-methyltransferase, translating to MAAAAEEARFQTDNSVSAKQHPKQQLSKAMEHMRFAVTVDPVTPPAATSTAPPAEVTAPAEATSPPAENDAYGVPAAIQPLRNPASRSHDPSNNQKRSDPFSFGSRTLEEGDNIFEFNAWDNVSVDDTYKHFSEEQFSKQRADPVSDFDRKRFNDNPEKWWNTFYKNNKTNFFKNRKWLAQEFPVLSDIGRPDAPAATVLEVGAGAGNSAFPILQNSANPRLKIHACDFSKKAVELIREHELYDTSKIQADVWDVAASPDSENAGLPPGLGEGSVDVVLMIFIFSALNPRQWDQAVRNVWRVLKPGGQVLFRDYGRGDLAQVRFKKGRWMEENFYVRGDGTRVYFFEQDELENIWGGKSSTSTSATATATATTTTPPTSTSTEEKEEEEEEQQQQQQQQQQQQQQQQQQQQQQQQQQQQQQTQQQQQQQQQQQQQQTQQQQTQQQENKNDDDTPTSPSLPRPAFDVAHFGVDRRMLVNRQRRLKMYRCWMQAVFRKPGSALGLQSEVPTSTLRQDKAGEGEGEGEAQAEGESA from the coding sequence atggcggcggcggcagagGAGGCGCGCTTCCAGACGGACAACAGCGTGTCCGCCAAGCAGCACCCCAAGCAGCAGCTCTCCAAGGCCATGGAGCACATGCGCTTCGCTGTGACCGTCGACCCCGTCACGCCCCCAGCGGCCACCAGCACCGCGCCCCCCGCAGAAGTCACAGCGCCTGCAGAAGCCACGTCCCCGCCCGCGGAGAACGACGCATACGGAGTCCCCGCCGCGATCCAGCCGCTCCGCAACCCGGCCTCGCGCTCGCACGACCCGTCCAACAACCAGAAGCGCTCCGACCCCTTCTCCTTCGGCTCGCGCACGCTCGAGGAGGGCGACAACATCTTCGAGTTCAACGCGTGGGACAACGTCTCCGTCGACGACACGTACAAGCACTTCTCCGAGGAGCAGTTCTCCAAGCAGCGCGCCGACCCCGTCTCCGACTTCGACCGCAAGCGCTTCAACGACAACCCGGAGAAGTGGTGGAACACCTTCTACAAGAACAACAAGACCAACTTCTTCAAGAACCGCAAGTGGCTGGCCCAGGAGTTCCCCGTGCTGAGCGACATCGGCCGCCCGGACGCCCCCGCCGCCACCGTCCTCGAGGTCGGCGCCGGCGCCGGCAACAGCGCCTTCCCCATCCTGCAGAACAGCGCGAACCCGCGCCTCAAGATCCACGCCTGCGACTTCTCCAAAAAGGCCGTCGAGCTCATCCGCGAGCATGAGCTGTACGACACCTCCAAGATCCAGGCCGACGTGTGGGACGTAGCGGCGTCGCCCGACAGCGAAAACGCCGGCCTGCCACCGGGGCTGGGCGAGGGCAGCGTCGACGTGGTGCTCATGATCTTCATCTTCTCGGCGCTCAACCCACGGCAGTGGGACCAGGCGGTGCGCAACGTATGGCGCGTGCTGAAGCCGGGCGGCCAGGTGCTGTTCCGCGACTACGGGCGCGGCGACCTCGCGCAGGTGCGGTTCAAGAAGGGGCGGTGGATGGAAGAGAACTTCTACGTGCGTGGAGATGGCACGAGGGTCTACTTCTTCGAGCAGGACGAGCTGGAGAACATCTGGGGCGGGAAATCATCTACCTCTACatcagccacagccacagccacagccactACAACGACACCacccacatccacatccacagaagaaaaagaagaagaagaagaagaacaacaacaacaacaacaacaacaacaacaacaacaacaacaacaacaacaacaacaacaacaacaacaacaacaacaacaacaacaacaaacacaacaacaacaacaacaacaacaacaacaacaacaacaacaaacacaacaacaacaaacaCAACAACAAGAAAACAAAAACGACGACGATACCCCCACATCCCCCTCACTCCCACGTCCAGCCTTCGACGTAGCCCACTTCGGCGTCGACCGCCGCATGCTGGTCAACCGCCAGCGCCGCCTGAAAATGTACCGCTGCTGGATGCAGGCCGTCTTCAGGAAACCCGGGTCCGCGCTGGGCCTGCAGAGCGAGGTCCCTACCAGTACGCTGCGGCAGGACAAAgcgggcgagggcgagggcgagggggAAGCACAGGCAGAAGGTGAGAGTGCGTAG